A region of Rhinoraja longicauda isolate Sanriku21f chromosome 31, sRhiLon1.1, whole genome shotgun sequence DNA encodes the following proteins:
- the asb6 gene encoding ankyrin repeat and SOCS box protein 6 isoform X2 produces the protein MPYLHGFRRIIFEYQPLVDEILRIVGLQEPNGETSEETPPSEVPVTGTDVAALQDLLEREAQSSFYGEAISYALLKVVKAGLVIAAQELLMHGADLNFEDPVTYYTALHVAVLHNQPDLIEQLVRHGADINKRDRVHCSSPLDLASEEVERLPCLQRLLDLGADVNGVDRIGKSALLHALASSDGVQVHNIANIKLLLERGADVKAVMMEGDNVFTFIVFLLGETEGRDQQEAETLRDFCLRTTQLLLAHAAKPDACQPEDSLIYTCVNQFEVHLPIIQVLLDSGASNHCPEHGPSCWSGFTLLFERLRTLLNGPESGLMHSEALRRAGVTLELMLGNASRPWLPLGWEIKPTAYSIYTDQVLALSRPLKLLELSPASLKHLCRVDIRRLLRPVPLDPKVKALPLPDQLKWFLLMQNGKSEEEGMQQ, from the exons ATGCCTTATTTGCATGGATTTCGACGAATTATCTTTGAGTATCAGCCATTGGTCGATGAGATTCTAAGGATTGTAGGGCTACAGGAACCCAATGGGGAGACGAGTGAGGAAACGCCTCCCAG CGAGGTTCCTGTGACTGGGACTGACGTGGCAGCACTGCAAGACCTGCTGGAGAGAGAGGCACAATCATCATTCTACGGAGAAGCTATCAGCTATGCACTGCTCAAAGTGGTTAAAGCTGGTCTCGTCATTGCAGCCCAGGAACTGTTGATGCATGGAGCTGATCTCAACTTTGAAG ACCCAGTTACGTACTACACGGCCTTGCACGTAGCTGTCCTACACAACCAACCTGACCTGATAGAACAGCTCGTCCGACATGGAGCAGACATCAACAAAAGGGACCGG GTTCACTGCAGCAGCCCACTAGACCTGGCAAGTGAGGAGGTGGAACGTTTGCCGTGCCTGCAGCGACTACTTGACCTCGGCGCTGATGTAAATGGAGTTGACAGGATCG GAAAATCAGCCTTGTTGCACGCTCTGGCCAGCAGTGATGGAGTGCAAGTGCATAACATTGCCAACATCAAACTACTCCTTGAGAGAG GTGCTGATGTGAAAGCCGTCATGATGGAAGGTGACAATGTCTTCACATTCATTGTCTTTCTTCTGGGTGAGAcagaaggcagagatcagcaaGAGGCTGAAACGCTGCGGGATTTCTGCTTGCGTACTACCCAGCTGCTGCTCGCCCACGCCGCTAAACCTGACGCTTGTCAACCCGAGGATTCCCTCATCTACACCTGCGTCAATCAGTTTGAAGTCCATCTCCCTATCATACAGGTTCTCCTGGACTCTGGGGCTTCCAACCATTGCCCTGAGCACGGCCCTTCCTGCTGGTCCGGGTTCACACTTCTCTTTGAGAGACTGCGCACGCTGCTGAATGGACCAGAGTCTGGACTTATGCACAGTGAAGCCTTGCGGCGAGCAGGAGTGACCTTGGAGCTCATGTTGGGCAACGCCTCGCGTCCCTGGCTGCCTCTCGGTTGGGAAATCAAACCTACAGCCTACTCCATCTACACGGACCAAGTGCTGGCATTGTCCAGGCCCCTGAAACTACTGGAGCTTTCTCCAGCCTCGCTGAAGCATCTGTGCAGGGTGGACATCCGTCGACTTCTGAGACCTGTCCCTTTGGATCCGAAGGTGAAAGCCTTGCCTCTGCCAGACCAGTTGAAGTGGTTTTTGTTGATGCAAAATGGTAAGAGTGAGGAAGAAGGCATGCAACAGTAG
- the asb6 gene encoding ankyrin repeat and SOCS box protein 6 isoform X3 produces the protein MPYLHGFRRIIFEYQPLVDEILRIVGLQEPNGETSEETPPSEVPVTGTDVAALQDLLEREAQSSFYGEAISYALLKVVKAGLVIAAQELLMHGADLNFEDPVTYYTALHVAVLHNQPDLIEQLVRHGADINKRDRVHCSSPLDLASEEVERLPCLQRLLDLGADVNGVDRIGKSALLHALASSDGVQVHNIANIKLLLERGADVKAVMMEGDNVFTFIVFLLGETEGRDQQEAETLRDFCLRTTQLLLAHAAKPDACQPEDSLIYTCVNQFEVHLPIIQVLLDSGASNHCPEHGPSCWSGFTLLFERLRTLLNGPESGLMHSEALRRAGVTLELMLGNASRPWLPLGWEIKPTAYSIYTDQVLALSRPLKLLELSPASLKHLCRVDIRRLLRPVPLDPKVKALPLPDQLKWFLLMQNGKAE, from the exons ATGCCTTATTTGCATGGATTTCGACGAATTATCTTTGAGTATCAGCCATTGGTCGATGAGATTCTAAGGATTGTAGGGCTACAGGAACCCAATGGGGAGACGAGTGAGGAAACGCCTCCCAG CGAGGTTCCTGTGACTGGGACTGACGTGGCAGCACTGCAAGACCTGCTGGAGAGAGAGGCACAATCATCATTCTACGGAGAAGCTATCAGCTATGCACTGCTCAAAGTGGTTAAAGCTGGTCTCGTCATTGCAGCCCAGGAACTGTTGATGCATGGAGCTGATCTCAACTTTGAAG ACCCAGTTACGTACTACACGGCCTTGCACGTAGCTGTCCTACACAACCAACCTGACCTGATAGAACAGCTCGTCCGACATGGAGCAGACATCAACAAAAGGGACCGG GTTCACTGCAGCAGCCCACTAGACCTGGCAAGTGAGGAGGTGGAACGTTTGCCGTGCCTGCAGCGACTACTTGACCTCGGCGCTGATGTAAATGGAGTTGACAGGATCG GAAAATCAGCCTTGTTGCACGCTCTGGCCAGCAGTGATGGAGTGCAAGTGCATAACATTGCCAACATCAAACTACTCCTTGAGAGAG GTGCTGATGTGAAAGCCGTCATGATGGAAGGTGACAATGTCTTCACATTCATTGTCTTTCTTCTGGGTGAGAcagaaggcagagatcagcaaGAGGCTGAAACGCTGCGGGATTTCTGCTTGCGTACTACCCAGCTGCTGCTCGCCCACGCCGCTAAACCTGACGCTTGTCAACCCGAGGATTCCCTCATCTACACCTGCGTCAATCAGTTTGAAGTCCATCTCCCTATCATACAGGTTCTCCTGGACTCTGGGGCTTCCAACCATTGCCCTGAGCACGGCCCTTCCTGCTGGTCCGGGTTCACACTTCTCTTTGAGAGACTGCGCACGCTGCTGAATGGACCAGAGTCTGGACTTATGCACAGTGAAGCCTTGCGGCGAGCAGGAGTGACCTTGGAGCTCATGTTGGGCAACGCCTCGCGTCCCTGGCTGCCTCTCGGTTGGGAAATCAAACCTACAGCCTACTCCATCTACACGGACCAAGTGCTGGCATTGTCCAGGCCCCTGAAACTACTGGAGCTTTCTCCAGCCTCGCTGAAGCATCTGTGCAGGGTGGACATCCGTCGACTTCTGAGACCTGTCCCTTTGGATCCGAAGGTGAAAGCCTTGCCTCTGCCAGACCAGTTGAAGTGGTTTTTGTTGATGCAAAATG GCAAAGCGGAATAG
- the asb6 gene encoding ankyrin repeat and SOCS box protein 6 isoform X1: MPYLHGFRRIIFEYQPLVDEILRIVGLQEPNGETSEETPPSEVPVTGTDVAALQDLLEREAQSSFYGEAISYALLKVVKAGLVIAAQELLMHGADLNFEDPVTYYTALHVAVLHNQPDLIEQLVRHGADINKRDRVHCSSPLDLASEEVERLPCLQRLLDLGADVNGVDRIGKSALLHALASSDGVQVHNIANIKLLLERGADVKAVMMEGDNVFTFIVFLLGETEGRDQQEAETLRDFCLRTTQLLLAHAAKPDACQPEDSLIYTCVNQFEVHLPIIQVLLDSGASNHCPEHGPSCWSGFTLLFERLRTLLNGPESGLMHSEALRRAGVTLELMLGNASRPWLPLGWEIKPTAYSIYTDQVLALSRPLKLLELSPASLKHLCRVDIRRLLRPVPLDPKVKALPLPDQLKWFLLMQNGCGKVGTPLELLGATPARTVSRCSS; this comes from the exons ATGCCTTATTTGCATGGATTTCGACGAATTATCTTTGAGTATCAGCCATTGGTCGATGAGATTCTAAGGATTGTAGGGCTACAGGAACCCAATGGGGAGACGAGTGAGGAAACGCCTCCCAG CGAGGTTCCTGTGACTGGGACTGACGTGGCAGCACTGCAAGACCTGCTGGAGAGAGAGGCACAATCATCATTCTACGGAGAAGCTATCAGCTATGCACTGCTCAAAGTGGTTAAAGCTGGTCTCGTCATTGCAGCCCAGGAACTGTTGATGCATGGAGCTGATCTCAACTTTGAAG ACCCAGTTACGTACTACACGGCCTTGCACGTAGCTGTCCTACACAACCAACCTGACCTGATAGAACAGCTCGTCCGACATGGAGCAGACATCAACAAAAGGGACCGG GTTCACTGCAGCAGCCCACTAGACCTGGCAAGTGAGGAGGTGGAACGTTTGCCGTGCCTGCAGCGACTACTTGACCTCGGCGCTGATGTAAATGGAGTTGACAGGATCG GAAAATCAGCCTTGTTGCACGCTCTGGCCAGCAGTGATGGAGTGCAAGTGCATAACATTGCCAACATCAAACTACTCCTTGAGAGAG GTGCTGATGTGAAAGCCGTCATGATGGAAGGTGACAATGTCTTCACATTCATTGTCTTTCTTCTGGGTGAGAcagaaggcagagatcagcaaGAGGCTGAAACGCTGCGGGATTTCTGCTTGCGTACTACCCAGCTGCTGCTCGCCCACGCCGCTAAACCTGACGCTTGTCAACCCGAGGATTCCCTCATCTACACCTGCGTCAATCAGTTTGAAGTCCATCTCCCTATCATACAGGTTCTCCTGGACTCTGGGGCTTCCAACCATTGCCCTGAGCACGGCCCTTCCTGCTGGTCCGGGTTCACACTTCTCTTTGAGAGACTGCGCACGCTGCTGAATGGACCAGAGTCTGGACTTATGCACAGTGAAGCCTTGCGGCGAGCAGGAGTGACCTTGGAGCTCATGTTGGGCAACGCCTCGCGTCCCTGGCTGCCTCTCGGTTGGGAAATCAAACCTACAGCCTACTCCATCTACACGGACCAAGTGCTGGCATTGTCCAGGCCCCTGAAACTACTGGAGCTTTCTCCAGCCTCGCTGAAGCATCTGTGCAGGGTGGACATCCGTCGACTTCTGAGACCTGTCCCTTTGGATCCGAAGGTGAAAGCCTTGCCTCTGCCAGACCAGTTGAAGTGGTTTTTGTTGATGCAAAATG gatgtgggaaggtagggacaccgctggagcttctgggggctacacctgcaagaactgtgtccaggtgcagctcctga
- the asb6 gene encoding ankyrin repeat and SOCS box protein 6 isoform X4, which yields MPYLHGFRRIIFEYQPLVDEILRIVGLQEPNGETSEETPPSEVPVTGTDVAALQDLLEREAQSSFYGEAISYALLKVVKAGLVIAAQELLMHGADLNFEDPVTYYTALHVAVLHNQPDLIEQLVRHGADINKRDRVHCSSPLDLASEEVERLPCLQRLLDLGADVNGVDRIGKSALLHALASSDGVQVHNIANIKLLLERGADVKAVMMEGDNVFTFIVFLLGETEGRDQQEAETLRDFCLRTTQLLLAHAAKPDACQPEDSLIYTCVNQFEVHLPIIQVLLDSGASNHCPEHGPSCWSGFTLLFERLRTLLNGPESGLMHSEALRRAGVTLELMLGNASRPWLPLGWEIKPTAYSIYTDQVLALSRPLKLLELSPASLKHLCRVDIRRLLRPVPLDPKVKALPLPDQLKWFLLMQNGF from the exons ATGCCTTATTTGCATGGATTTCGACGAATTATCTTTGAGTATCAGCCATTGGTCGATGAGATTCTAAGGATTGTAGGGCTACAGGAACCCAATGGGGAGACGAGTGAGGAAACGCCTCCCAG CGAGGTTCCTGTGACTGGGACTGACGTGGCAGCACTGCAAGACCTGCTGGAGAGAGAGGCACAATCATCATTCTACGGAGAAGCTATCAGCTATGCACTGCTCAAAGTGGTTAAAGCTGGTCTCGTCATTGCAGCCCAGGAACTGTTGATGCATGGAGCTGATCTCAACTTTGAAG ACCCAGTTACGTACTACACGGCCTTGCACGTAGCTGTCCTACACAACCAACCTGACCTGATAGAACAGCTCGTCCGACATGGAGCAGACATCAACAAAAGGGACCGG GTTCACTGCAGCAGCCCACTAGACCTGGCAAGTGAGGAGGTGGAACGTTTGCCGTGCCTGCAGCGACTACTTGACCTCGGCGCTGATGTAAATGGAGTTGACAGGATCG GAAAATCAGCCTTGTTGCACGCTCTGGCCAGCAGTGATGGAGTGCAAGTGCATAACATTGCCAACATCAAACTACTCCTTGAGAGAG GTGCTGATGTGAAAGCCGTCATGATGGAAGGTGACAATGTCTTCACATTCATTGTCTTTCTTCTGGGTGAGAcagaaggcagagatcagcaaGAGGCTGAAACGCTGCGGGATTTCTGCTTGCGTACTACCCAGCTGCTGCTCGCCCACGCCGCTAAACCTGACGCTTGTCAACCCGAGGATTCCCTCATCTACACCTGCGTCAATCAGTTTGAAGTCCATCTCCCTATCATACAGGTTCTCCTGGACTCTGGGGCTTCCAACCATTGCCCTGAGCACGGCCCTTCCTGCTGGTCCGGGTTCACACTTCTCTTTGAGAGACTGCGCACGCTGCTGAATGGACCAGAGTCTGGACTTATGCACAGTGAAGCCTTGCGGCGAGCAGGAGTGACCTTGGAGCTCATGTTGGGCAACGCCTCGCGTCCCTGGCTGCCTCTCGGTTGGGAAATCAAACCTACAGCCTACTCCATCTACACGGACCAAGTGCTGGCATTGTCCAGGCCCCTGAAACTACTGGAGCTTTCTCCAGCCTCGCTGAAGCATCTGTGCAGGGTGGACATCCGTCGACTTCTGAGACCTGTCCCTTTGGATCCGAAGGTGAAAGCCTTGCCTCTGCCAGACCAGTTGAAGTGGTTTTTGTTGATGCAAAATG